A single Lolium perenne isolate Kyuss_39 chromosome 6, Kyuss_2.0, whole genome shotgun sequence DNA region contains:
- the LOC127309270 gene encoding thiol protease SEN102 encodes MANAVAIVALMCAIVVLLPPPAGSVRFQFEEEDMATEEAMSALYQRWAAHHRVARNVAETARRFDIFKDKVRRIHAFNKQGNAPFFLGLNQFGDMTEAEVDKTYGDCSTSIAYESDGAWPTGPAPTDASRVLILPPPEQVDWRQKGVVTAVKNQGPCQACWAFAAIAAVESLNAIKTGQLYDLSEQAVVDCADPPNEGCEGGLAAEALRFMSMQGRQNGAFSEDAYPYRFGDRTSGACAVGHLTPQVRYHGYRMVLPRNDATTLMRAVAPQPVAVRITANGTAFNNYGGGIFIGPCTTELGHAVVVVGYGTEHGHPYWVVKNSWGDEWGEEGYICMSQVAGKEDEGGLCGILREPSYPVWA; translated from the exons ATGGCCAACGCAGTTGCCATCGTCGCGCTGATGTGCGCCATTGTCGTGCTGCTTCCGCCGCCAGCGGGGAGCGTTCGCTTCCAGTTCGAGGAGGAGGACATGGCGACGGAGGAGGCCATGTCGGCGCTGTACCAGCGCTGGGCGGCGCACCACCGTGTGGCCCGCAACGTCGCCGAGACCGCTCGCCGGTTCGACATATTCAAGGACAAAGTCCGAAGGATTCATGCTTTCAACAAGCAGGGCAACGCGCCCTTCTTCCTCGGCCTCAACCAGTTTGGCGACATGACCGAAGCGGAGGTGGACAAGACCTACGGCGACTGCTCCACCTCCATCGCGTACGAGAGCGACGGCGCCTGGCCCACGGGCCCCGCCCCCACCGACGCGTCGCGAGTGCTCATATTACCGCCCCCGGAGCAGGTGGACTGGCGCCAGAAGGGCGTTGTCACAGCCGTCAAGAATCAGGGCCCTTGCCAGGCTTGCTGGGCCTTCGCCGCCATCGCGGCGGTCGAAAGCTTGAACGCGATCAAGACAGGCCAACTGTACGACCTTTCGGAGCAGGCGGTCGTGGATTGCGCCGATCCGCCTAATGAGGGCTGCGAAGGCGGCCTCGCCGCCGAAGCGCTGCGGTTCATGAGCATGCAAGGGCGGCAGAACGGAGCGTTTAGCGAGGACGCCTACCCGTACAG GTTTGGGGATAGGACGAGTGGCGCGTGCGCCGTTGGTCATCTGACTCCCCAAGTCAGGTATCACGGTTACCGGATGGTTCTTCCCCGAAACGACGCCACCACCCTGATGAGGGCCGTCGCGCCCCAGCCCGTGGCAGTCCGAATCACCGCGAATGGTACCGCTTTCAACAACTACGGCGGCGGGATATTCATCGGCCCGTGCACGACGGAACTCGGCCACGCTGTCGTGGTCGTTGGCTACGGCACCGAGCATGGCCACCCGTACTGGGTGGTGAAAAATTCTTGGGGAGATGAATGGGGTGAGGAGGGTTATATCTGCATGAGTCAGGTCGCGGGCAAGGAAGACGAAGGAGGCCTGTGCGGCATCCTGAGAGAGCCTTCCTACCCCGTATGGGCCTAG